In Streptomyces sp. NBC_00483, a single window of DNA contains:
- a CDS encoding IclR family transcriptional regulator encodes MMQNVANTLRALEEVAAMQPVGVADLARALDLPKSSVQRSLVTLHTTGWIRPAGGTPTRWVVTTKALHVGRHATDELGLRDAALPVMEELRQRTDETVHLAVREGGRVLLVERLQTSKAVRIILPLGQDLPMHASANGKAVLAADPDDAVEQYLDEGLPRYTGTTVTDREQLLAEVREIRARGYATNSGEWRADVSAVASAVLGAGGLPVASVSVNVPTSRMTEDAAAAFGGLVQEAARTISARIS; translated from the coding sequence ATGATGCAGAACGTGGCCAACACCCTGCGGGCACTGGAGGAAGTTGCGGCCATGCAGCCCGTCGGCGTCGCCGACCTGGCCAGGGCCCTCGACCTGCCGAAGAGCTCCGTCCAGCGCTCGCTCGTCACGCTGCACACCACGGGCTGGATCCGCCCCGCCGGAGGAACCCCCACCCGCTGGGTGGTGACCACCAAGGCGCTGCACGTCGGACGGCACGCCACCGACGAGCTGGGCCTGCGCGACGCGGCGCTTCCGGTGATGGAGGAGCTGCGCCAACGGACCGACGAGACGGTCCACTTGGCGGTGCGCGAGGGCGGCAGGGTACTGCTGGTCGAGCGGCTCCAGACCAGCAAGGCCGTGCGCATCATCCTGCCGCTCGGCCAGGACCTCCCGATGCACGCCTCGGCCAACGGCAAGGCGGTGCTCGCCGCCGACCCCGACGACGCGGTCGAGCAGTACCTCGACGAAGGACTGCCGCGCTACACCGGCACCACGGTCACCGACCGGGAGCAACTCCTGGCGGAGGTACGGGAGATCAGGGCGCGGGGCTACGCGACGAACTCGGGCGAGTGGCGCGCGGATGTCTCGGCGGTAGCCTCGGCCGTACTCGGGGCGGGGGGCCTGCCGGTGGCCAGCGTGAGTGTCAATGTGCCGACGAGCCGGATGACGGAGGACGCGGCCGCCGCCTTCGGCGGCCTGGTGCAGGAGGCGGCGCGCACCATCAGCGCCCGAATCTCCTGA
- a CDS encoding pyridoxal-phosphate-dependent aminotransferase family protein — MTLRTGRHFLQIPGPTNVPDRVLRAMAAPTIDHRGPEFAELTKRLLAALKPVFGTAGPVVVYPASGTGAWEAALVNTLSPGDRVLSFETGHFAVLWREMARGLGLDADTDALPGDWRHGADPEALAERLAADTDHRIKAVCVVHNETSTGVTSRIPELRAAIDSVGHPALLFVDTISSLGSIDYRHDEWGVDVTVAGSQKGLMLPPGLSFNAVSDKALAASRTARLPASFWRWQPIIDANAKGAFPYTPATNLLYGLDEALRMLEEEGLENVFARHARHAAATRAAVGGWGLEVLCADEREHSGSLTAVLMPEGHDADKLRKIILERFDMSLGSGLGKLAGRVFRIGHLGNFNDLTLAGTLAGVQMGLELAGVPVQRGGLEAALEVLR, encoded by the coding sequence ATGACGCTCCGCACCGGCCGCCACTTCCTGCAGATCCCCGGCCCCACCAACGTCCCCGACCGGGTCCTGCGCGCCATGGCGGCGCCCACCATCGACCACCGTGGCCCGGAGTTCGCCGAGCTGACGAAGCGTCTGCTGGCCGCGCTCAAACCGGTGTTCGGTACGGCGGGGCCCGTCGTCGTCTACCCCGCCTCCGGCACCGGTGCCTGGGAGGCCGCGCTGGTCAACACGCTCAGCCCCGGCGACCGGGTGCTGTCCTTCGAGACCGGGCACTTCGCCGTCCTCTGGCGCGAGATGGCCCGCGGCCTCGGCCTGGACGCCGATACCGACGCCCTGCCCGGTGACTGGCGGCACGGCGCGGACCCGGAGGCGCTCGCCGAGCGGCTCGCCGCCGACACCGACCACCGGATCAAGGCGGTCTGCGTCGTCCACAACGAGACATCGACCGGTGTCACCAGCCGCATCCCCGAACTGCGCGCGGCGATCGACTCCGTGGGCCACCCCGCCCTGCTGTTCGTCGACACCATCTCCTCGCTCGGCTCCATCGACTACCGGCACGACGAATGGGGCGTCGATGTCACCGTCGCCGGTTCACAGAAGGGGCTGATGCTGCCGCCGGGCCTCAGCTTCAACGCCGTGAGCGACAAGGCCCTCGCCGCCTCCCGGACCGCCCGGCTCCCCGCCTCCTTCTGGCGCTGGCAGCCGATCATCGACGCCAACGCCAAGGGCGCCTTCCCGTACACACCGGCCACCAACCTGCTCTACGGCCTGGACGAGGCGCTGCGCATGCTGGAGGAGGAAGGCCTGGAGAACGTCTTCGCCCGGCATGCCCGGCACGCCGCCGCCACCCGTGCCGCGGTGGGCGGCTGGGGACTTGAGGTGCTGTGCGCCGACGAGCGCGAGCACTCCGGTTCGCTCACGGCCGTCCTGATGCCCGAAGGACACGACGCCGACAAGCTCCGCAAGATCATCCTGGAGCGCTTCGACATGTCACTCGGCTCCGGCCTCGGAAAACTCGCCGGCCGTGTCTTCCGCATCGGCCACCTCGGCAACTTCAACGACCTGACCCTCGCGGGCACGCTCGCCGGAGTGCAGATGGGCCTCGAACTCGCCGGAGTCCCGGTCCAACGGGGCGGCCTCGAAGCGGCGTTGGAGGTACTGCGATGA
- a CDS encoding FAD-binding and (Fe-S)-binding domain-containing protein: MTAPSEVRTAARDLEAALRRDLDGEVAFDDYTRHLFSRDASMYAIEPQGVVFPRHADDVRAAVAAAAEHGVPLVPRGAGTSLAGQTVGPGLVLDLSRHMHRILELDADARTALVEPGVVQDQLNRAAAPHGLMFGPDTSTSNRATIGGMAGNNSAGSGSIRYGMTIDHVRELDVVLSDGSTARLAPVDEEERARRAGLDTLEGRLYRELPKIVEARAGAIATGFPAYWRRSGGYRLDRLADRSGDAPFDLAKFVVGSEGTLVVATRALVDLVPKPARTVIAVGHFTSVAGAIEATEDALACDPSAVEMMDRTILDLSRQKIEYASLGNILEGDPEALLFVSFTGDDETELGRRLQELTALWKRHGHGYHTLQAVTPAQQSGLLKVRKSSLGLLMAASEGTRRPLAFIEDTAVDPQHLAAYTRRFKQVLDRHGLDAGFYGHCSVGCLHIRPFVDVADPAQVRTMRAVAEEIKELVREYGGVNSSEHGDGLARSEFNRELYGDDLYEAMREVKGLFDPENRLNPGKIVDAPAMTEHLRDAALPPAPALRTHLDFEVVGGGDMRGAADRCMNIGLCRKSDAGVMCPSYMVTKHEHDSTRGRANALVKALSEPDPKAALGDEGLHDVLDLCLMCKACKSECPLGVDMATLKAETLAHHHEQHGTPLRSRVFGAIRRLNRLGSATAPISNLPLPRRLLERGLGIASARPLPVFARRNLVTWFRRRPGSVAGSQGTVTLLADSFTTYTDPDVGRAAVELLERAGWHVQLESGGCCGRAAFSKGLLDQAKAQAGDLVHRLADAGDGPIVGCEPSCLLTLRDEHHALLPGDPAVADVSGRVKQLEELLTEAIDDGRLPLRDDTGPAGRRILFHGHCHQKAEVGTAATVALLQRIPGAEVVELDAGCCGMAGSFGFEAEHYETSMAVGEDRLFPAVRAEPDDTVVAATGVSCRQQIHHGTERTAVHPLQLIREVLR, translated from the coding sequence ATGACGGCCCCCAGCGAAGTCCGCACCGCCGCCCGTGACCTCGAGGCCGCGCTGCGCCGCGACCTCGACGGCGAGGTCGCCTTCGACGACTACACCCGGCACCTGTTCTCCCGCGACGCCAGCATGTACGCGATCGAGCCGCAGGGTGTCGTCTTCCCGCGCCACGCCGACGACGTGCGGGCCGCGGTCGCGGCGGCCGCAGAGCACGGTGTGCCGCTGGTGCCCCGGGGCGCAGGGACCAGCCTGGCCGGACAGACCGTGGGCCCCGGCCTAGTCCTCGACCTCTCCCGGCACATGCACCGCATCCTCGAACTCGACGCCGACGCGCGCACCGCACTCGTCGAACCCGGCGTGGTCCAGGACCAGTTGAACCGGGCCGCCGCGCCGCACGGCCTGATGTTCGGCCCGGACACCTCGACAAGCAACCGCGCCACCATCGGCGGCATGGCGGGCAACAACTCCGCGGGCAGCGGGTCGATCCGCTACGGCATGACCATCGACCACGTACGGGAGCTCGACGTCGTGCTCTCCGACGGGAGCACGGCCCGGCTTGCCCCCGTCGACGAGGAGGAGCGCGCCCGACGGGCCGGCCTCGACACTCTGGAGGGGCGGCTCTACCGCGAGCTCCCCAAGATCGTGGAGGCGCGCGCCGGGGCGATCGCCACAGGCTTCCCGGCGTACTGGCGGCGCTCCGGCGGCTACCGCCTCGACCGCCTCGCCGACCGCTCCGGCGATGCCCCCTTCGACCTCGCTAAGTTCGTCGTCGGCTCGGAAGGCACCCTCGTCGTCGCCACCCGCGCCCTCGTCGACCTCGTGCCCAAACCCGCCCGCACGGTCATCGCCGTCGGTCACTTCACCTCCGTCGCCGGAGCCATCGAGGCCACCGAGGACGCGCTCGCCTGCGATCCGTCCGCCGTCGAGATGATGGACCGGACGATCCTCGACCTCTCCCGGCAGAAGATCGAGTACGCCTCCCTCGGAAACATCCTCGAAGGAGACCCGGAGGCCCTGCTCTTCGTCAGCTTCACCGGTGACGACGAGACCGAACTCGGCCGTCGGCTCCAGGAGTTGACCGCACTCTGGAAGCGGCACGGCCACGGCTACCACACGCTCCAGGCCGTCACCCCCGCCCAGCAGTCCGGGCTGCTCAAGGTCCGCAAGTCCAGCCTCGGCCTGCTGATGGCCGCGAGCGAGGGCACCCGGCGACCGCTGGCCTTCATCGAGGACACCGCGGTCGACCCCCAGCACCTCGCCGCGTACACCCGCCGCTTCAAGCAGGTCCTCGACCGGCACGGCCTCGACGCCGGTTTCTACGGCCACTGTTCGGTCGGCTGTCTGCACATCAGGCCCTTCGTCGACGTCGCCGACCCCGCCCAGGTGCGGACGATGCGCGCGGTCGCCGAGGAGATCAAGGAACTGGTACGGGAGTACGGCGGCGTCAACTCCAGCGAGCACGGCGACGGCCTGGCCCGCAGCGAGTTCAACCGCGAGCTCTACGGCGACGACCTGTACGAGGCGATGCGCGAGGTCAAGGGCCTCTTCGACCCGGAGAACCGGCTGAACCCCGGCAAGATCGTCGACGCCCCGGCGATGACCGAACACCTCCGCGACGCGGCGCTGCCGCCCGCGCCGGCCCTGCGAACCCACCTCGACTTCGAGGTCGTCGGAGGCGGCGACATGCGCGGCGCCGCCGACCGGTGCATGAACATCGGCCTGTGCCGCAAGAGCGACGCGGGCGTGATGTGTCCCTCGTACATGGTCACCAAGCACGAACACGACTCCACGCGCGGCCGCGCGAACGCCCTGGTCAAGGCGCTCTCCGAGCCCGACCCGAAGGCGGCGCTGGGCGACGAGGGGCTGCACGACGTCCTCGACCTGTGCCTGATGTGCAAGGCGTGCAAGAGCGAGTGCCCGCTCGGCGTCGACATGGCCACGCTGAAGGCCGAGACCCTGGCCCACCATCACGAGCAGCACGGCACGCCGCTCCGGTCACGGGTGTTCGGCGCCATCCGCCGCCTCAACCGGCTGGGGTCGGCGACCGCTCCGATCTCCAACCTCCCTTTGCCGAGGCGGCTGTTGGAACGCGGACTCGGTATAGCCAGCGCCCGGCCGTTGCCCGTGTTCGCCCGCCGCAACCTCGTGACGTGGTTCCGGCGCAGGCCGGGAAGCGTGGCCGGAAGCCAGGGCACCGTGACCCTCCTCGCCGACTCCTTCACCACGTACACCGACCCGGACGTCGGTCGCGCCGCCGTCGAACTCCTCGAACGGGCGGGCTGGCACGTGCAGTTGGAGAGCGGCGGCTGCTGCGGCCGCGCCGCCTTCTCCAAGGGTCTGCTCGACCAGGCGAAGGCACAGGCAGGCGATCTCGTGCACCGCCTCGCGGACGCGGGGGACGGCCCCATCGTCGGCTGCGAACCCTCCTGCCTGCTGACCCTGCGCGACGAACACCACGCCCTGCTGCCCGGCGACCCGGCCGTCGCCGACGTGTCCGGACGGGTGAAGCAGTTGGAGGAGCTGCTGACCGAGGCCATCGACGACGGCAGGCTCCCACTGCGGGACGACACGGGGCCCGCGGGTCGCCGCATCCTCTTCCACGGGCACTGCCACCAAAAGGCGGAGGTCGGCACCGCGGCGACCGTGGCGCTCCTCCAGCGCATCCCGGGCGCCGAGGTCGTCGAACTCGATGCCGGATGCTGCGGGATGGCGGGCTCCTTCGGCTTCGAGGCGGAGCACTACGAGACATCCATGGCGGTCGGCGAGGACCGGCTCTTCCCCGCGGTCCGGGCCGAACCGGACGACACCGTGGTCGCCGCCACCGGTGTCTCCTGCCGCCAGCAGATCCACCACGGCACGGAGCGCACGGCGGTGCACCCGCTCCAGCTGATACGGGAGGTGTTGCGATGA
- a CDS encoding enoyl-CoA hydratase — protein MTVTAGALDGVRVLDLTQVMAGPYCTMLLADLGADVIKVESPEGGDQTRTSMGTPRPGSDTPAFHALNRNKRSVTLNLRTDADRAEFFRLVADADVVVENFRPGVTDRLGVGYEAVREVRPDIIYASISGFGQYGPYADRPGYDLIAQGMAGAVSVTGDPDGPPVKCGLPVGDLGAGMLCALSIAAAHVHRLRTGEGQYLETSLYEAVLAMSVWESVEYFAGGEPPQRLGSAHRMSAPYQVVRTKDGHATIAANNQRLWLRLCEALDLQHLADDERFATNTDRMGHRAELIALLEGRLAATSTEECVAQLLDAGVPSGPILDYGQILEHDPHARARGMVEEYDHPVDGRSRVVGFPVKLARTPARLRRHPPVLGEHNEELLGKGTELTPDDEAGGGSVTWTRHAVPGTDTYAAHLTLVNPDRRNALTLRMYDQLERACREIDADPDIRLTVLRGAGGRAFAAGTDIREFRDFSGEDGVAYERRVGLAVDRLAAMRMPVVAAVEGPAVGAGSALASCCDVVVCTPDAVFGAPIGRTLGNCLAPAMISRLYAGLGRARTLRSLLAARLITAKEAFESGFVADIVDPADLDTCLAELTADIARCAPLTLAALKEADRRVLAASAPGHAEDLYARVYGSRDFAEGVTAFLEKRKPEWEGR, from the coding sequence ATGACCGTCACCGCAGGGGCGCTCGACGGCGTCCGCGTCCTCGACCTCACCCAGGTCATGGCGGGTCCGTACTGCACGATGCTGCTCGCCGACCTCGGCGCGGACGTCATCAAGGTCGAGTCACCGGAGGGCGGCGACCAGACCCGCACCTCCATGGGCACGCCACGGCCCGGCAGCGACACCCCCGCCTTCCACGCCCTCAACCGCAACAAGCGCAGTGTCACCCTCAATCTGCGCACCGACGCCGACCGCGCGGAGTTCTTCCGGCTCGTCGCCGACGCGGACGTCGTCGTGGAGAACTTCCGGCCCGGTGTCACCGACCGCCTCGGTGTCGGCTACGAAGCCGTCCGCGAGGTACGGCCCGACATCATCTACGCGTCGATCTCCGGCTTCGGCCAGTACGGCCCGTACGCCGACCGGCCCGGCTACGACCTCATCGCCCAGGGCATGGCGGGCGCCGTCAGTGTCACCGGCGACCCGGACGGGCCGCCGGTCAAGTGCGGGCTGCCGGTGGGCGACCTCGGCGCGGGCATGCTGTGCGCGCTGAGCATCGCGGCCGCGCACGTCCACCGGCTGCGCACGGGGGAGGGGCAGTACCTCGAAACCTCCCTGTACGAAGCGGTGTTGGCGATGTCCGTATGGGAGTCGGTCGAGTACTTCGCCGGTGGCGAGCCCCCGCAGCGGCTCGGCTCCGCGCACCGCATGTCCGCGCCCTACCAGGTCGTCCGCACCAAGGACGGCCATGCCACCATCGCCGCGAACAACCAGCGGCTGTGGCTGCGGCTGTGCGAGGCCCTCGACCTGCAACACCTCGCGGACGACGAACGGTTCGCGACCAACACCGACCGGATGGGTCACCGCGCCGAGCTGATCGCCCTCCTCGAAGGGCGGCTCGCGGCGACCAGCACCGAGGAGTGTGTCGCCCAACTCCTCGACGCGGGCGTCCCCTCGGGGCCGATCCTCGACTACGGGCAGATCCTCGAGCACGACCCGCACGCGCGGGCCCGCGGCATGGTCGAGGAGTACGACCACCCGGTCGACGGCCGCAGCCGCGTCGTCGGCTTCCCGGTGAAACTCGCCCGCACCCCGGCCCGGCTGCGCCGCCACCCGCCGGTGCTCGGCGAGCACAACGAGGAACTCCTAGGAAAGGGGACGGAGTTGACGCCCGACGATGAGGCGGGAGGCGGCTCCGTCACCTGGACCCGCCACGCGGTTCCCGGAACCGACACGTACGCCGCCCACCTCACCCTGGTCAACCCGGACCGGCGCAACGCCCTGACCCTGCGCATGTACGACCAACTGGAGCGCGCCTGCCGGGAGATCGACGCCGACCCCGACATCCGGCTGACCGTGCTCCGCGGAGCGGGCGGGCGGGCGTTCGCGGCCGGCACCGACATCCGCGAGTTCCGTGACTTCAGCGGGGAGGACGGCGTGGCCTACGAGCGTCGCGTCGGCCTCGCCGTCGACCGGCTCGCGGCGATGCGGATGCCCGTCGTCGCCGCGGTCGAGGGCCCGGCGGTCGGCGCGGGCAGCGCGCTCGCGAGCTGCTGCGACGTGGTGGTGTGCACCCCGGACGCCGTCTTCGGCGCCCCCATCGGCCGCACGCTCGGCAACTGCCTCGCCCCCGCCATGATCTCCCGCCTCTACGCGGGACTCGGCCGCGCCCGCACCCTGCGGTCCCTCCTCGCCGCCCGCCTGATCACGGCGAAGGAGGCCTTCGAGTCCGGTTTCGTGGCCGACATCGTCGACCCGGCCGACCTGGACACATGCCTCGCGGAGCTCACCGCGGACATCGCCCGCTGCGCGCCACTCACCCTGGCGGCCCTGAAGGAGGCGGACCGGCGCGTGCTGGCCGCGTCCGCCCCCGGCCACGCCGAGGACCTGTACGCCCGCGTCTACGGCAGCCGGGACTTCGCGGAGGGCGTGACGGCTTTCCTGGAGAAGCGGAAGCCGGAGTGGGAGGGGCGGTAG
- a CDS encoding universal stress protein: MTGSDAPPALPATRVVVGVNGTPGSRAALRRAADEAGQRRAELWAVLAWQPPGGELHARRAPAAPLPGLDWENLARTTLVTAVREVFPGGPGVPLRAVLARGTPGRALAMTADREDDLLVVGAGHRGRLHRALRPSVSRYCVAHAACPVLTVPSPPLEADLAMAHRRNVWRLRLDTRHFARETTPPAT, encoded by the coding sequence ATGACCGGTTCTGATGCGCCTCCGGCCCTGCCCGCAACCCGGGTCGTGGTGGGAGTGAACGGAACCCCGGGGAGCCGTGCCGCCCTGCGCCGGGCCGCCGACGAGGCCGGCCAGCGGCGGGCCGAACTCTGGGCGGTGCTCGCCTGGCAGCCACCCGGCGGAGAACTCCACGCGCGCCGGGCGCCCGCCGCCCCGCTCCCGGGCCTCGACTGGGAGAACCTCGCCCGGACGACGCTCGTCACCGCCGTCCGCGAGGTGTTCCCCGGAGGGCCGGGCGTTCCCCTGCGGGCCGTTCTGGCGCGTGGCACACCCGGCAGGGCCCTGGCCATGACCGCGGACCGGGAGGACGACCTCCTGGTCGTCGGCGCCGGACACCGCGGCAGGCTCCACCGGGCGCTCCGCCCCTCGGTGAGCCGCTACTGCGTCGCGCACGCCGCCTGCCCGGTCCTCACCGTTCCGTCGCCCCCGCTGGAGGCCGACCTCGCGATGGCGCACCGCCGCAATGTGTGGCGACTGCGCCTGGACACACGGCACTTCGCTCGGGAGACCACGCCGCCCGCGACGTGA
- a CDS encoding SAV_915 family protein, with product MAQPVNDEDPEPSERFPAGPLYVPVRPGPLGCAARLFRTPLGDRTAVGFTSERALTATLGAGQPWVRLAEPALRDMTAPLGAATVTVDPQLSAPAPVLRPNHHTRSPHTRGTLRGAGIAALVMALSYWIG from the coding sequence ATGGCACAACCCGTGAACGACGAGGACCCGGAACCCTCCGAACGGTTCCCGGCCGGCCCCCTCTACGTTCCCGTCCGGCCGGGCCCACTCGGGTGCGCCGCCCGGCTGTTCCGCACCCCGCTCGGTGACCGTACGGCCGTCGGCTTCACCTCCGAGCGTGCGCTGACCGCCACCCTCGGCGCCGGCCAGCCGTGGGTCCGGCTGGCCGAGCCCGCCCTGCGCGACATGACCGCGCCGCTCGGCGCCGCCACCGTCACGGTGGACCCGCAACTCTCCGCTCCCGCACCGGTTTTGCGTCCGAATCACCACACACGGAGCCCGCACACGAGAGGCACGCTCCGGGGAGCCGGGATCGCCGCCCTCGTCATGGCGCTGTCGTACTGGATCGGCTGA
- the lysA gene encoding diaminopimelate decarboxylase, whose protein sequence is MTTIHEPVTTTATPEELSVWPSSTTEPRPGDATVGGVSLAEVAGRYGTPVYVLDEGEVRRRCRTYRDAFPETEVHYAAKAFLCRAMAHWVMDEGLGLDVCSAGELELAVAAGFPADRIVLHGNAKTPHDLKRALWYGVGRIVIDSPSEIARIAAAVGPDGHQKVMVRVVPGISAGGHDKIRTGTEDQKFGLSISDGYAQHAIARILDQPQLELTGLHCHLGSQITDVKPYLAAVRRMAGLMARLKEQHGLTLRELDIGGGHGVAYRPGEPAMDLTRLARKVRAELAEACAAAGLTVPRLIIEPGRAVVGPAGVALYRVVSVKHTGGRTFVAVDGGMSDNPRPALYGVRYAPRLVGRRGSADLAPVTVVGRHCEAGDVLAADARLPDDVRAGDLIAVPVAGAYHLSMASGYNAVGRPPVVAVHDGRARLLVRRESLEDIHSRDVGL, encoded by the coding sequence ATGACCACCATTCACGAACCTGTCACCACCACCGCGACTCCCGAGGAACTGTCGGTGTGGCCGAGCTCCACCACGGAACCGCGCCCCGGCGACGCGACCGTCGGCGGTGTGTCGCTCGCGGAGGTAGCGGGCCGCTACGGCACTCCCGTGTACGTACTCGACGAGGGCGAGGTCCGCCGCCGCTGCCGGACCTACCGCGACGCCTTCCCGGAGACCGAGGTCCACTACGCGGCCAAGGCGTTCCTGTGCCGGGCCATGGCGCACTGGGTGATGGACGAGGGCCTCGGCCTCGACGTGTGCTCGGCCGGTGAGTTGGAACTCGCGGTCGCCGCGGGCTTCCCCGCCGACCGGATCGTTCTGCACGGCAACGCCAAGACCCCGCACGACCTGAAGCGGGCCCTCTGGTACGGGGTGGGCCGCATCGTCATCGACAGCCCCTCCGAGATCGCCCGGATCGCCGCGGCGGTCGGCCCCGACGGCCACCAGAAGGTGATGGTCCGCGTGGTCCCCGGCATCAGCGCGGGCGGCCACGACAAGATCCGTACCGGCACCGAGGACCAGAAGTTCGGCCTGTCCATCAGCGACGGCTACGCCCAGCACGCCATCGCCCGCATCCTCGACCAGCCGCAGCTCGAACTCACCGGCCTGCACTGCCACTTGGGCTCCCAGATCACCGACGTCAAACCGTATCTGGCGGCGGTGCGCCGCATGGCGGGCCTGATGGCCCGCCTGAAGGAGCAACACGGGCTCACGCTGCGCGAGTTGGACATCGGCGGCGGACATGGCGTCGCCTACCGCCCCGGCGAACCGGCCATGGACCTCACCCGCCTGGCCCGCAAGGTCCGCGCCGAGCTGGCCGAGGCGTGCGCGGCGGCCGGGCTCACCGTGCCGCGTCTGATCATCGAACCGGGCCGGGCCGTCGTGGGGCCCGCGGGGGTCGCCCTGTACCGCGTCGTGTCCGTCAAGCACACCGGCGGCCGCACCTTCGTCGCCGTCGACGGCGGCATGAGCGACAACCCGCGGCCCGCGCTGTACGGGGTGCGCTACGCGCCGCGCCTGGTCGGCCGCAGGGGCAGCGCGGACCTCGCCCCGGTCACGGTCGTCGGCCGGCACTGCGAGGCCGGTGACGTGCTCGCCGCCGACGCCCGGCTCCCCGACGACGTACGGGCGGGCGACCTGATCGCCGTTCCGGTGGCCGGCGCCTACCACCTGTCGATGGCCTCCGGCTACAACGCAGTTGGCAGGCCACCGGTGGTCGCCGTCCACGACGGGCGCGCCCGACTCCTCGTACGCCGCGAGTCATTGGAGGACATCCACAGCCGCGACGTGGGCCTGTAG
- a CDS encoding nitroreductase/quinone reductase family protein has product MSTRNYLRPPWAARVIGGRMARLVKPKVVSLLSVPGRTTGAWRSTSVAVLDHGGAEYLLAAYGDTEWSRNLRASKSGRLTRRGRVEQFTAVEVGPAELPELMAAYLKEFGKLPNVAKTFDALPDPADHPAFRITVTGSGRA; this is encoded by the coding sequence ATGTCCACCAGGAACTATCTGCGTCCGCCCTGGGCGGCGCGTGTCATCGGGGGACGCATGGCGCGCCTGGTCAAGCCCAAGGTGGTCAGCCTGCTCTCGGTCCCCGGCCGCACCACGGGCGCCTGGCGCTCGACCTCCGTGGCCGTGCTCGACCACGGGGGTGCGGAGTACCTGCTGGCGGCCTACGGCGACACCGAGTGGTCCCGCAACCTGCGCGCCAGCAAGTCGGGCCGTCTCACCCGGCGCGGCCGCGTCGAGCAGTTCACGGCGGTCGAGGTCGGACCGGCCGAGCTCCCGGAGCTCATGGCGGCCTACCTGAAGGAGTTCGGCAAGCTCCCGAACGTCGCCAAGACCTTCGACGCGCTGCCGGATCCGGCCGATCACCCCGCCTTCCGCATCACGGTCACGGGGAGCGGGCGCGCGTAG
- a CDS encoding sugar O-acetyltransferase — protein MPEQDRVYVRTPEFARVAERIEYVTTLTSRLNVLPFDDKTTRAALLSDIIGRPMPESVTVYPPFYTDYGLRIEFGEHVFVNQSCTFFDQGGIRLGDGVLIGPKTNLISSNHPIRGSERPEYYTRAPVTIGDNAWLGAAVTVLPGVTIGHGAVVGAGTVVTKDVPPNTLVTGPAAAERKHWED, from the coding sequence ATGCCCGAGCAGGATCGCGTCTACGTCCGCACACCCGAGTTCGCGCGCGTGGCCGAGCGCATCGAGTACGTCACCACGCTGACCTCACGGCTGAACGTCCTGCCCTTCGACGACAAGACCACACGCGCGGCGCTGCTCTCCGACATCATCGGCAGGCCGATGCCCGAGTCCGTCACCGTCTATCCGCCCTTCTACACGGACTACGGCCTGCGCATCGAGTTCGGCGAGCACGTCTTCGTGAACCAGAGCTGCACGTTCTTCGACCAGGGCGGGATCCGCCTGGGCGACGGCGTGCTGATCGGACCGAAGACCAACCTGATCTCCTCCAACCACCCGATCCGCGGGTCCGAGCGCCCCGAGTACTACACGCGGGCGCCCGTCACGATCGGGGACAACGCATGGCTCGGCGCGGCGGTGACGGTACTGCCCGGTGTCACGATCGGCCACGGCGCCGTGGTCGGCGCCGGCACCGTCGTCACCAAGGACGTACCACCGAACACGCTGGTGACCGGCCCCGCGGCGGCCGAGCGCAAACACTGGGAGGACTGA